The DNA window AGGTAAGTTGATAACCATATGTACTTGACTCATACGTACCCATAAGTAACATGAACTACTAAGTACTTAGATTATGTATTACTGTAATATGGAGAATTTAATAAATGGTTATTACTTACTTCAGActtgtatgcatgcatgcagtGATGCTGATGACTATGCTTATGTCTATGGCCGTCGACAGTCAGCCGAAGAAGATACAGCCTTCTTGAATATGTTAGAGGTTTCTTTACTTACTTTAGACTTCTTGAATATGTTGTCGAGAGTTAAAAACTCACATACCCCTCTCCTCCCCGTGCGGCCGTGCCCCCTCTCTTCCCTCTCCCCCCTCAGCTCcacctcccttctctctccatGGACAACAGTTGACGAGGTTTGTAGATAGAAGTCCACAGGTTCGATCGAGTAGACTACGTTGCCAATAAATGGATGGTTGTTTCCTCTGTGCATCGAAAGGCATTTTTAGTTTGTTAATTTCTTCGATAATTAAGAAATTATGCAACTTCTTCCCCCCTTTACCCTATAACATCTCAAGTTGAAAGCAATAATCTTAACCTCAATTACTCACAACTCACAAGAAGAAACCAGTAAACATCGGATTGATGCATTGCTTAATACCGGAAGACAATCACGTGGTACTTGTAAGCAATGAATGGTAAATAGAGAATCAAAAGTttcataaatgtaaacaaccagtgaacataaaataaaatcacaAGAAATTTATCAAGAAAAAAGTTGCAGATTTCCATTGCTCTCGTTTATTTCATTCTTTCTTGTAACTTTGATTTATACAAGGCAGCCTATTTCTTTGGTATCAAGGGAGTAAGCCTTTATCTTCCCCAATCAAAATAAAGATCCAAATGTATAATAGTTTATAACTCAAATAATTAAGAGTGTTTAATAGTTTATAGCTCAAGTAATTAAGAGTGTTTATCTTTTCATCTGAGATCTCGTATTGGAATCTTCCATCTCCAATAATATCATTTATACCAAGAATAAATCTTGCAAAAATCGACTGAACATCTAAAACGAACAAAAACTAACACAACACAAACACGACAAATTCTTCGTCACTCTACAACACtagattaattattattttttcagctaattttttattgtttttgagAAACTAGATTATGATCCGCATGAACTTGACAAAATGGGCCTAGAGCCCATAAAACAACCAAAGGAGGAGGCGAGGCCATAATTGTAAATTCACAGAATTaagcaagcaaagcaaaaccTGTGCAACAAACAGTGCTCTTCTTCCATCACACGCTcacctcttctctctctctctcccctctccctCCGCTCTCCTAGCTGCTGTAACTTTCCCGGgaaaattcaaaggaaaatcacCGGAGCTAGGGTTTAAGTTTCTCCAGAGCCAATCAGAAATGTCTCAGACGGGGAAATTGATGCCGAATCTCGATCAGCAGAGCACCAAAATGCTCAATCTCACGGTGCTGCAGAGAATCGACCCCTTCATCGAAGAGATTCTGATTACGGCTGCCCACGTTACCTTCTACGAATTCAACATCGAGAGCAATCAATGGGTTCGTTTCCCAAACCGTATTTTCCACTTCCCTGTTTGGTTGCCCAGAAAATTATATGAAGATTCAAGAGTTTTTATAATTAATCCAAATTAATGTtgacttttttaattaattacgtTCTGGGTTTTTGCAGAGTCGCAAGGATGTTGAAGGGTCTCTCTTTGTTGTTAAAAGgtaaatttttttactttttactttttgttgggTTAGTTATACTGACAGTTGGGTTGCCTAATCGTATTACTGTTGTATTGTTAAGAAATACTCAACCGCGGTTCCAGTTCATCGTTATGAATCGGCGCAATACAGGTACGAATTCTTTATTGTCAATGTAATTTTATGCTGAAAGACATGGTCTTTTAATGCTGATTAGGGCAATTGGTTTCCATTTGGTATGATGGTATAGATTGCTGCTCGTTTTACCACTAAATTAAATTCTTGTTTTTTGACTTAATGGTTTGCTACTGTTTGTATCAATCTACATTACCATCTATCTGCAGTgtttaaataattgtttggacAGCTTGTAAGCAAAGATAAACATAAATGATTTACTGGTCTtccacaaaaataaataagacaTCTAAACTTATCATTCAAGCATGCCACTGATATGCAAATTATTCTCAAGATTTGCTTATATCTATTGATGAGAAGCTTGGAATATTCGATCCTTTCAGAGTGACATAATATTCATGTTCGTGCAAAGTTGAGAAATAGATAAATCTAAAGTCTAAACTCTAAAGTGTCATAAAGTTGATCAAAATGGAACTTGTTTCCCTAATTACTCATAAAATTTGCGTGACCCACATGATTTGAGAACACAACGTAAAATTTGTTTCCTTTCTCAGGAAAAGAGGATCTTGGAATTGTAAAAGTGTGTTATTTTGTCGTACTTTTGTATAAGGTCATTCTTTTTTGCATAGAATTCTTATTAGGAAGTCATGTACACAGTCTTCCTAGAATATCTGATTTGATCATCTATAAAAATGAACTCCTCTAATTATGTGGTAATATATGTTGTACATATGTTTACATACAACAATGCATATGTCCCTCTAggtttttcttatatttttaattttatgcttTTATAATACAGATAACCTAGTGGAGAATCTCTTGGGAGATTTTGAGTATGAAGTTCAAGTTCCATATTTATTGTATAGAAATGCTGCCCAAGAAGTTAATGGCATTTGGTTTTATAATGCTCGTGAATGTGAGGAAGTTGCGAATCTCTTTACTAGGtacaatatttttcttataattcTTATGCTTCCCATTTGTGCACAAATTGTTTATTAGTTTCTAATAAAGAGTTATAGACATTTAATTGCATAGCACATATTTGCAGGATGGTAATATCACATTACAGATTTTTTTATGATTATATGGTTGCACAATAGATTTTCACTTAGAAGAGTTTGACTTTAGAAAATTTTATGAGTTATGCAAATGCAATACATATATGTGTAACACAAAAGGACAGTATATGATGTTAAATGTTGAAGTTATCAATAGCAGTGTGACCCAGATGCATGCATAAGATACATATGGATATGCATGCAAACAGAGAACATAGCATGGGATCTAAAGCAGTAAAATGGTGATTTGGAATTACTGGATACCTTAGTTTCGTGTCTACATTAAGCTATGTGGATGTAGATATGTGACATTTACGCATTTGTATTCTAATGCCTTTCCTTTTTACAGGATCCTGAATGCATACTCAAAGGCTCCTCCCAAGTCCAAAATATCTTCAACCAAAAGGTTTTTACCCCCTTTCTCCTTTGTTGCTCCAATTGTGTTATATTATATTACTTTCTGTATTCAGATTTAGAATTTGTTCTTCAATCTTAGCCACATAAAATTAACTTCATCATGGATTGTTGCAATGTTAGATAACTTATATAATATATttctgcaaaaaataaataattggtGGCAAGGGCCTCTTAAGTTTGATACTATCGTTGGTATGATTCGTCTTCTCAAGTTCAAGTAATTTCTAATATTTCTGTATTTCATCTTCTCTTTTATCAATATATAATACCATTTTTTTCTGCATATCATGAGTCACATCATTATCTTGGGTTTTTTTATTGAGTAAATTGTGTCTTCATTGTTGCATCTGGTTTACTTTCTGCTTATTAAATTGTAGTGAGTTTGAAGAACTTGAAGCAGTCCCATCCATGTTGGTCATGGAAGGGCCGTTGGAGCCATCATTGAATGCCCCTGCTGTCACTGATGCACCTGAAGATTCTTCCTTTATAAACTACCTGGTATGATTTCATGCATGGTGGTTTTCCGATCTGCTTACTTTGTTCTGTAGGAAATGTTCCCTATGGATGAGGGATTTGAAAGTACCTAGTGATGTAGGATAAATTAGTTAGGTATAAACTACAGAATATTagataggggtgtgatatccacacactcctttttacttctcacacacccctctaattttcggccgtcagatcagatgaaatgaagaagatcaacggacataaattaacaaggggtgtgtggatagcacacccctattagATAAAGGGATTTGAATCTAGAAATGAATCCTTTCAAGTTGTCATTTGCAAATCCCTCTCAATTTATTGCATCCAGTCATTTTAAATCCCTCCCTCTAATCTTTTGTGGTGCAAATTCTTTAAGTCATAGGCATACCTGAAGAACTCACTGTTTGGGTTGTTTGAATGAATTGCACCCGGTTCCTAAGCGTTTTCCTCTCTCTAATGTATTTGGAGGTGCTGAAGTTGAGTGGACTTTATTTCAATCCTATTCCTCAGAGATGTTAGTTGAGGAAATTTTGGGATAACAAAGGCAGTTGTTTTTGTCTGTCGGATTCCTGAATAACGAAAATCTGATTCAGAAGCTATACTGATTACAGAAAGAGTTTGGGTGTGAGCTTAAGTACTCGAACGACATTGAAATCGAGGGATGTTTCATAGTGAATGCCCATGTGAAATGAATAAAAGcttatttcttttaaaattaagaaactgTCTTTACTGAAGTAGAATTTACGGTTCGTGATGATGCTCTAATTATTACAAATCATATTGTTTCGGCTAAATTGGTGTAaagaaactattttattttattttatttttttgggataTGAGCATTCTGAAAAACTTGAATGATGTATTTGCTTAGACCCCAAGAGAATGATGTATCTGGATGTTAGCATGTCATTCTTTTCTGGTGTGTTGTCTTTACTCCTTATCTCCTTACTCATTGTAGCTTGTCTCCACTGATGGCTAATCATATTGTCCTCTCATCTTTACTGCAGGCAGCAATGAATATTGGAAATAATGCTTCAGATGCCACAAATTCAAGACTGCCCTATCAGTCTACTGGAACTGTTCCTGCTCCTTCTTATGCACCCAGTGCTgtttcacctcctgcaccaacTCCACAAATACCACCACCTTCCCATTCAGTCCCATCTACGCCAACCCCCCTACATGGCTCCTCTGACCAAACCACCAGCAACAATCGGGTCGCTAATCTTATAAAGCcctcttctttcttccctcTCCCTGCTTCCTCGCCTCCTTTGGTCATACCACCTACCTCTTCATCTGTGCCATCTGCTGCTGCACTTCATCCACCCCTGAACCTGCAACGCCCTTATGGCACCCCAATGCTTCAACCCTTTCCACCACCAACGCCCCCACCATCTTTAACACCCAATTCTGCTCCTCCTGCTCCCAGTGACGGGCCTCTTGTTAGCAGAGAAAAAGTGCGAGAAGCACTTGTAATGCTTGTTCAGGTATTTTCATGTTTTGACTCTTTTTCATGCTTGGATTTACCTCCTGTATTTCATTAAATAATTACCCAACATACAGTGAGCAGAGTTAACCTATTTTTGGGTCCAAAGCACGGCTACTTCttaaaaatcttttttttttaaattttttatgaatttgtGTACATATGTTGGCGGCATTAGTCTTgcttatttatgtattgatatGTAGAAAGAAAAGAAGTCGGTGTATCAACTATAGATGCATCCTACTATGTTTTCCGTGGACTGTACCTGTCTCTTGGTTGTTGACAGTAGAGCATTTGCCCTCTGATGTTTTAAGCATCCTCAATCTAAAGTTCTCATGACTGACTCGGTGTATTGTTGTTCTCTAGGACGATCAATTCATCGACATGATATACCAAGCATTGCTGAAAGTGCACCATACATGATAACTTAGTGGAACCAGTGTGGTCATCCTCTGCTAATTCAATCGAGTACAAAATCGTGTAGAATAAGTTGTGTATATAGTTATTCTACTTTGTTCCTCAGGAATAATGGCAGCACAGCAGCATAAGGTGCAACATCCGTTTAAAACTTCTCTCCGCTCCGAGCTGGTCAACGTTCATGAGGAATTTACTTACTCGGGAGGGTTGCAAGGGTGGCACTCACTTGGCCCGTTTGTTAATCCGTATGTATCTCCCCCTGGACTTTGATGTTTGTAACACttgagttttttttcttcaattgatTACATTTCCAATGTTTAATTTGGATGAGTAATTTTGGTTCGTTAGGTGGTTTGGTTGTACTAGTAGTATTCAAACTTGTGTAAGGCACCTCTGATATACTCCAACACAaacttttttggtttgttttgttttcatgcGCCCTACCCTAAACCAGGAGAGAGACCTTCCATGCGACGTTCTCTCGCATATACTGATATACGCGAAGTTCTTTGGTATGGCAATGTTCAATGTTCTTggtacattgaaaaatctctcataaaCCTCATCTAATAAAGTGGAGACCGAGTGAACTAGACATTGAAGTGTCATTTTCTTTGAGACAACCGATTTAAATGTTGGGTGTATTGATCAAATTGGCCCCCATTGGCCCCTATTTGAGGTCTATGGCTCAACTTTTACTCCACGATGAGTTTGATAAGAAAATAGTATTGACTCATTATGCGGCTTAGCTCAACCCTGAACACTAGTCTCGTTGGACCGAGGGAAGATAAGACCCTTGATTTCATATTGTTTTTCACTTGGGTCCAGCCTTCCTATTATACACCTTGTTTGGCATGTGATTTGTGCAGATCTCTCCAGGAGTGGTGACGATGCCCGTTTATCATTCGTTGTGATGAATCTGATGATGGAGCTGATTAGTGGTTTCATTCTTTCTCGGACTAGATttgtgtagttttttttttttttggttggttgATCAATGAAATATCTCTAtcgtttttggaaaaaaaaaaaaaacatgcaacAACTGAGGGTGTTGGAAATGTTCTAAAACAATATTATTGTAATTACtccaatgtttaaaatatcggTATCGGTGGAAATTTTGACATGCAAATTAGTGAAAATATGGACGGATATATCGAACATCGATATTGGTTGCTTTCAAtgaaaataatagaaatttagaattaaaCTTCAGAGGTTATCAAAcatttatttacatgaaatataaaAGTTTCTCTGATATTTAAAATGTATAAGAAATATCGATGATATATGACAATTTTAACCTAAATTTAAAAGTTTCTCCGATATAAGTGAAGTTTAGACTTTACCCCCTATCTTTCTCtaattttttggatattttCAAGAAAATATCAACCGTATCAAAGAAATTTTAAACATTGCACTATTCTAACTAATCaatagaaaaataatttgaagTGTCGTTGAAAATATAAGACAAATGAAAAGAACTATTGGAAAGTGGCTCCATACGGAAAGGAATCCggacataaattttaaaattgcgCTATTCTAACTAATTAATAGATAAATTTGAAGTGTCGTTGAATATATAAGACAAATGAAAAGAACTATTGCAAAGTGGCTCCATACATAAAGGTATCATCTTCAGATCTCTTTCATCTAATTCTTCTCATCAAACAATTCggactcttgaaatttgatctaacagttaaagttattataatttttaaagtggGCCCCTAtttttagccgttagatcaaatttcaagggcctgtattgtttgatgaggatgattaggtggaagggatccgaaAAGGATCCCTTTCCGCTCCATACCCtctcaagaaaacaaaacacatcacccttcctttttttttatccgGATTTCGGGGCTCTGTGAAacatgttcgttcatcgtacatcgtgcggttataaatcattttaattttttttatttaaaattgaacacaaacaacacctaatgaaaactaactacaCAATATACAATGAACATACACGATTCACGAATTTTCGGAATCATATAAAGAGGATCAGGAGAGGATTTTGTTGGCTATTTGTAAATGGCTTCCGTCGCGAGTTAACCGATGGatgcatattttcatatattattATCATAGATTTCCTTTGGATTTTGTCTATATGAATGGGTTAAATgcactaatttattttgttttagtttataGGCATTCAATACGGGAGTTACGCgaaaaagaagtgaaaaatgAAGATTTCAGGTGTCTACAGTAATTTCAGTGGAACAAGAGGCTAACTAGTTGCGCGAAGACATGTGCATTACAACAAGAAGATGAAACCGAGCAGTTTTGGAATCAAATAGAGATGGGAATGCTATTCAATGGAATTTAGGAGTGAACTTAATCtctagtttttattatttccgtttatttttcattttctttaataAGGACTTCAAGTCCATTAGTGATAGGATTTTAGTGGGGTTttaattggatttcaattaGCCTTTAATACCCTTGCCGTGGCTTTTATATTAAGGAGATTCATTCTCCTTGTGAAAAGTCAgccacaaaaacaaaaccaaaaatcaTCTATTCTACATagggggctgcggcaaggaaggCCAAGAGGAAGAGCTACTTTTAAGTTTTTCTTTGCTAGGGCTACAATGTAGCCTGATCATGAATACTTAATTGCTTTTTCATCTTTATTCAATATCTTTTGTTATTCGTAATGCacttaatttttatttagatgcttgatcaccatttaGGTTTAAATTAGGTTGGTTTGATGCAAGTTAGACTAGATGACATACTTAACTTGGGTTTAGCTTCTTGCAATTGATACCATAACCACCTATTTGTAGATGCCAtacaattagggtttgtgttaTTTTCCAACAATTTCCATAGAGCTTAATGAGTTCTTACTTGTTTAAATTCATCTAGATGTCATAGATGGTTAACATGTAAGGAAACTTTTGATGCAACCAGATGTCATGGTTGTTGAATAATTTAGAGTAAATCGATCAACAATATTGGAGAACTACTTGGGCATaacatattaagggaattaagtAGAATTGATTACGGTGAATTCGGATGCCCTaggttttattttcttatatttataattttattatttcatgtattttattttaaagtcatatttcatttttagtttaattCAAATCTTCTATCTTTTCTGTTAAAGCTTCCCAATTACAATTTGTTCCAATTTAGTTAGTATGACTTTTAGAATCACTTCGATCTCTGTGGGACGATATCCATGCTTATATGCTATACAATCATTCGATTCATATACTTGCAAGCACTAAAATTTGAGACTTAATAAGGTTAATTTTTGTTATCTAATTTACGCAACAAGTTTCTGGTGCCGTTGCAGGGGATTGAATTTGATTCTATTCCTTACTTAATTGGattgttacatttttttttagttggtttagctttagtgttttttttttagttttttttttcaataaaaaaaattattctcctAAGTCTCTTGTTAGCTTACCcattgttttattgtttttgcAGAAAAATGGAGCCACTTTACCTTGTTGCCAATACAAAATTCAAGTTTGGGGGTAGATTGCCTTCTACATCTTCGCTTGCATGTCTCCTTTAAACCCGGGAAGTTTCTTTGTCCAAGAGCTttgttgtaacatcccacatcgcctaagaaagtggatcatctaagccttatatgtatatttctatctctatctagcacgaggccttttgggagctcacaggcttcgggttccatcggaactccgaagttaagcgagttcacgcgagagcaatcccaggatgggtgatccactgggaagttctcatgtgaattcctagaaacaaaaccgtgagggcgtggtcggggcccaaagaagacaatatcgtgctacggcggagtcgagcccgggatgtggtgggggcccgggcctggatgtgacaatttggtatcagagccaatccctggccggatgtGTGTCGACGAAGACGTCagacccctaaggggggtggattgtaacatcccacattgcccaggggagtggatcctctaagccttatatgtatattctcatatctacttagcacgaggccttttgggatctcactagcttcgggttccatcgcaactccgaagttaagcgagttcgcacgagagcaatcccaggatagatgatccactgggaagttctcgtgtgagttcctataaacaaaaccgtgatggcgtggtcgaggcccaaagcggacaatatcgtgttacggtggagtcaagttcgggatgtggtgggggcagGGGCCGGGATGTGCCATTTGTTGATTAATTTTTCTATATGTACCTTTGTTGTCTATTTTCTTTACTATTCTCTTCATTTTTTTAGTCTTCTTCATTTTAGttgtagaaaaataaaataaagggtaaattacatagtaactcCTCATgtttgaggtttattacaacctcatacaatatctttaaaacatttcactttcatacctcaagtactattttatttcaatataatacatccgttacatttttcatccattgatccgttaaaagctgacgtgactgccacatttgtgctacGTCGTTGCCAAAttaatgccacgtggcaaaaaaaataatttttattacccaattgaaaaaaaaaaaccttgaaaacccaaaaccccatcCTTGCAACCCCCCAACCCGAGCCTCCCCTTTTCCCTGCAACCCAATCCCATAAATTCTACCTCCTAAAAATCATTCCTTTCACCATCTTCATCCCCACCCCCAATCCCAACACCACCGAACTGCTCACCT is part of the Malus domestica chromosome 12, GDT2T_hap1 genome and encodes:
- the LOC103449495 gene encoding mRNA-decapping enzyme-like protein; its protein translation is MSQTGKLMPNLDQQSTKMLNLTVLQRIDPFIEEILITAAHVTFYEFNIESNQWSRKDVEGSLFVVKRNTQPRFQFIVMNRRNTDNLVENLLGDFEYEVQVPYLLYRNAAQEVNGIWFYNARECEEVANLFTRILNAYSKAPPKSKISSTKSEFEELEAVPSMLVMEGPLEPSLNAPAVTDAPEDSSFINYLAAMNIGNNASDATNSRLPYQSTGTVPAPSYAPSAVSPPAPTPQIPPPSHSVPSTPTPLHGSSDQTTSNNRVANLIKPSSFFPLPASSPPLVIPPTSSSVPSAAALHPPLNLQRPYGTPMLQPFPPPTPPPSLTPNSAPPAPSDGPLVSREKVREALVMLVQDDQFIDMIYQALLKVHHT